A genomic region of Dermacentor andersoni chromosome 9, qqDerAnde1_hic_scaffold, whole genome shotgun sequence contains the following coding sequences:
- the eIF2Bbeta gene encoding translation initiation factor eIF2B subunit beta, whose amino-acid sequence MDAEAEARLTLTELLRLVREEPWQQAQELLDLVRARGKNLAPLSPSANVVRRVLRLIRDEYASAYWGRQVEADRDSLQKLLSARDDSVSDYTRPLPGLREQLLDSLDELERELRHSAENVAAQGPEHIQSGDLLLTQGRSRTVEAFLKRAAQSQRTFQVLVAEGGPRCEGVQLAESLARVGIATTLVPDSAILALMPRVSKVILGTDCVLADGGLQAPCGSHALALAARHCAVPLLVCAPGATLSPQLPCSESAYQQLGSPEPLGPEPRSGALLLNPASDCVPPDLVPLLVTSAGGHAPSYVYRLLSEVYHPDDHALTAS is encoded by the exons ATGGACGCTGAAGCAGAGGCTCGGCTCACGCTTACGGAGCTGTTGCGGCTAGTCCGCGAAGAACCGTGGCAGCAAGCCCAAGAGCTGTTGGACCTCGTGAGGGCCCGCGGCAAGAACCTCGCGCCCCTGTCACCCAGTGCCAACGTAGTGCGCCGTGTGTTACGTCTCATTCGCGACGAGTATGCCAGCGCCTACTGGGGTCGTCAG GTGGAGGCCGACAGGGACTCGCTTCAGAAGCTCCTGTCGGCACGTGACGACTCGGTCAGCGACTACACGCGACCACTTCCAGGGCTGCGTGAACAGCTGCTGGACAGTCTTGATGAGCTCGAGCGCGAGCTGCGGCACAGCGCCGAGAATGTGGCCGCCCAGGGCCCTGAGCACATTCAGTCCGGAGACCTGCTTCTTACTCAGGGGAGATCGCGCACCGTGGAGGCTTTCCTCAAAAGGGCTGCCCAGAGCCAGCGCACATTTCAG GTTCTGGTGGCAGAAGGGGGACCGCGCTGCGAGGGCGTGCAGCTCGCGGAGTCCTTGGCACGTGTGGGCATCGCAACCACTCTGGTCCCGGACTCTGCGATCCTGGCTCTAATGCCTCGGGTGAGCAAGGTGATCCTGGGAACGGACTGTGTCCTGGCGGACGGAGGCCTTCAG GCTCCTTGTGGCAGCCACGCCTTGGCCCTGGCTGCGCGACACTGTGCGGTGCCGCTACTGGTGTGCGCGCCGGGGGCCACGCTGAGTCCGCAGCTGCCCTGCTCGGAGAGCGCCTACCAGCAGCTGGGATCTCCGGAGCCCCTCGGGCCGGAGCCGCGCTCAGGAGCGCTCCTGCTCAACCCGGCCTCCGACTGCGTGCCACCGGACCTCGTTCCGCTGCTGGTGACGAGCGCCGGTGGGCACGCCCCCTCTTACGTCTACAGGCTGCTCAGCGAGGTCTACCATCCTGACGACCACGCATTGACTGCTTCCTGA